Proteins found in one Labrenzia sp. VG12 genomic segment:
- a CDS encoding putative quinol monooxygenase produces the protein MTCNVAVGLFTPPVGSNALCRVPDLGRRGAIDRPENGLALRSRHRSPARRHLLPHRFHGYGASVPVRRKQEMFAVTVLFQIKEGQMDAFMPLMIDNAQASMRLEPGCRQFDVCCDAARPHDVFLYEIYDDEAAFKAHLQTAHFLSFDAAVADMIREKTVRTYLQVAQ, from the coding sequence ATGACCTGTAACGTAGCGGTCGGCCTGTTCACGCCACCGGTCGGGAGCAACGCTCTATGTCGCGTCCCGGATCTCGGGCGTCGGGGTGCTATCGATCGCCCGGAAAATGGCCTTGCTTTACGCAGCCGCCATCGCAGCCCTGCTCGCCGTCACTTACTTCCCCATCGTTTCCATGGGTATGGTGCATCTGTTCCGGTGAGGAGAAAGCAAGAAATGTTCGCAGTCACAGTGCTGTTTCAGATCAAGGAGGGGCAGATGGATGCCTTCATGCCCCTCATGATCGACAACGCCCAGGCCTCCATGCGTTTGGAGCCCGGTTGCCGGCAATTCGATGTCTGCTGCGATGCGGCCAGACCTCACGACGTTTTTCTCTACGAGATCTATGATGACGAAGCGGCCTTCAAGGCTCATCTTCAAACGGCACATTTCCTGAGCTTTGATGCCGCGGTTGCCGACATGATCCGGGAGAAGACGGTCCGCACATATTTGCAGGTAGCCCAATGA